The DNA sequence TCTCGGAAGTGCGCAAAAACACTTTCGATAGGAATTTTTCCAGCCTCCTGGGCGAGTGGGAGCGCCGGGCGACACCGGGGCAGCACCGCCAGGCAGGATCGGGGGCACGATGGCCCGGCGGAATCGGAGGGTCGAACCGGAGGATCGAAGCAGGAAGGGTGGAAGGATCCCGCAGGGTCCCCCGCCTGTTTCTTCGTTTGCTTCTTTATTCGGGGGGATGTCGGCCGGCCGCGGCAGGCGCACTTCGGGCGTTGACAGGGCCGATATAGGGCGCGGAACCTGCCGTGTCAAGGAAAATTATCGAAAAAAAGGAAATAATTTTGAAAGACCGACCTGGCGAACCCCGCCGTCTGGGGTGCGCAGGGCGGCAAGGACGGAAGGGCGCGCAGGATCGCGTTGCCCGCCGTGCGGCTTTTCGCAGAGGAATCCTTGGGCGACCGCCGATCGACCGCAGACCGGACACGGCAGTCGTTCGCCGGATGCTCCGGCTATCGAAGCGGGCTCCGTCGGCTGCTTGCCCCCGCACTCTGCTTGGCGCTATCGTTGCCCGGCACCCGCGAGAAGGGCGATCCGTTGGGGCCTGGGCGATGACGGTTGAAATCTGGCCGGTAACCGAGAGCTTTGCCGCCGAAGTCGGCGACGCCGACCTGTCGAAGCCGTTGTCGGCGGCGGACTGGCGGACCATCGAAGACGCCTTCCATCAATTCGCCGTACTGATCTTTCCCGACCAGCGGATGACCCAGGAGCAGCATGTCGATTTCGCCCGGCGCTTCGGGCCGATCGACCCGTCGATGATCGTCGATCTCGACGGCGTCAAGCCGCGGGTGCTGACCGACATCGCCGACGTCTCGAACCTGATGCCGGACGGCGCGATCTGGAGCGCGGACAGCCGCCTGCGCGGCTTCCAGGCGGGCAACCAGCTCTGGCACACCGACAGTTCCTTCAAGGAAGTGCCGGCCAAGGCTTCGCTCCTGTTCATGCGCGCGATACCGCCGGTCGGCGGCCAGACCGAGTTCGCCGACATGCGCGCGGCGTGGGACGCCCTGCCCGACGACCTGAAAGCGCAGGTCGAGGGCCGCATCGCGCGCCACGCCATCGCCTATTCCCGGGCGCGCCAGGGCTTCGAGATGTCCGAGGACGAGAATACCGCCCTGCCGGCGGTGCCGCAGGCGATGGTCCGCCATCACGGGTACAGCGGCCGCACGGGCCTTTATCTGGCGTCCCACGCCGGGCGGATCGACGGCATGGCGGACGACGCGGCGGCCGAATTGCTGCAGCGGCTGATGGATCACGCCACCCGGCGTCGGTTCGTTTACAGCCACCGCTGGCGGGCCGGCGACCTCGTCATGTGGGACAACCGCTGCACCATGCACCGCGGCCTGCCCTACGACGACCTGCGCTGGCCGCGCGACGCCCAGCGCGCAACCGTGCTCGATGTCGCCCCGACCTGGGAACAGGAGGGCCTGACGCCCGGCGCGATGGCGGTTGCCGCCGAGTAGCGGGACCGCGGGCTACGCGGGTCCGGCCGCAGCCGGCGGCGGAACCCCGAGGCGCAGTTCGGCCGGGGTCCAGCGTTCGCGGCGGCGGGCGCGGCGGCCGCCGGCGGTCTCCCGGCCATAGGAGGTTGCGGCGCCGGGCCGGCCGTGGTGGGCCGTGGCGCGCAGGTTGAGGGTCGCGAAGCCGCCTTCTGCTTCCTCCGCATAGGCGCCGATATAGACCCCGCATCGGCCGCACAGGAGAAACTCCGCCGTCTGCAGGCCGAAGCGATAGCGGACGAGACGATCCGGGTCCGCCACGAAGATCGCCGCCCGGCCCTTCGGGTCGGAAACGCAGCGCGTGGCGTGCGCGCGGCAGAAGGAACAGTCGCACTCGCGCGGCAGAAGGGTCTCCCAGGTCAGGGCTGTCTCGAGCGCGAAGCCGAGATTGCCGCAATGGCATCGTCCGTCGATCCGCATGGCATCGCCCCGTGTCGATGGAATCCGGTCTACACCGGAAAGCGCAGCACGGCGCGCAGCCCGCCCATCGGCGATTCGGCCAGGATAACGTCGCCGCCGTGGCCGCGCAGGATATCCCGCGCGATCGTCAGCCCCAGGCCGGCGCCGCCGCCGTCCCGGTTGCGCGCGTCGTCGAGGCGGTGAAAGGCCTTGAAGGCGTTGTCCCGCTCGTTCTCGGGAATGCCGGGGCCGTTGTCGTCCACGAAAATCACGATCATGGCGGCGCGCCGGCTGGCGCCGATCCTGATTTCGCTGGCGAAGCGCTCGGCATTGCGCACGATATTGGTCAGAGCGCGCTTGAAGCCGTTCGGCCGCACCGTGGCTTTCAGGCTGGACGGCAGCGCCAGTTCGATGCGGGCGCCGTCGTCCCTTGCCCTGGCGACCACATCGCGGACCAGCAGGTTGACATTCGCCTCGACGGCCTGCTCCAGCCCCTCGCCGCGGGCGAATGCGAGATATTCCTCGACCATGCGTTCCATCTCGTCGACGTCGCTGCGCAGAGCGGCGGTTTCGGGACTGTCCGGCTCAAGGGCGAGGCCGAGCTTCAGGCGGGTGATCGGCGTCCGCAGATCGTGCGACACGCCGGCCAGCATTTCCGTCCGCTGGTCGATCTGGCGTCTGAGCCGTTCGCGCATGATCAGGAAGGCGGTCGCCGCCTGGCGCACCTCGGTGGCGCCCCAGGGTTTGAAATCGGGCACATCCCGTCCCTTGCCGAACTGGTCCGCTGCTGCCGCAAGTTCGCGGATCGGGCGCACCTGGTTGAGCATGAACAGCCCGCCGATGATGAGCAGCACCACGGCGGCGCCGATCGACCAGGCGACATAGAGCTCGGTTGTGATGGGCCGGATCTTTTTCTTCGTCGCGATGATGTCCAGGGCCCCGCCCGGCGCGGTGACCTGGATGCGGATGTGGCGGTCGTCATGGTCTCCGTCGATAACGAAGTCCTCCGCCAGAATCCTGCGGAACTGGCGCATCACTTCGCGCCCCACCTGCCCGCCCATATTCCGGCTCTCGAGGCCTTCGAGCGTCCGATCCTTATGGAAGGTGACGCGCATGCCCTGGCCGGACCGCAGCGCGGACAGGATCCATGCCCGGTCCTTCACTGCCGGGAAATACCGCATGTGGTTGACAGTCAGCTGGATATTGTGGGCGAGATTTTGCGCCATGCGCCGCGACACGTTCTGGACGTGGCGATCGTAGAAGAACCAGAGCGAGATGAGCTGCACCGCGATGATCGGCACTCCGAGGATCAGCAGGGATCGGCCGAGCAGGCTTCGCGGCAGAAAACGGCGCAGCGGCGACAGGGATCGGTCTTCGGATAATGGCATCCCGACGCGCCTCCGTCAGTCCGGCATCAGGGCATAGCCCTTGCCGCGCACTGTTTGAAGATAGCGCGGATCCCGGGGATCGGGCTCCACCTTGCGGCGCAGCCGGGTGATCAGAACGTCGATCGCCCGTGCGCTGCCTTCCAGTTCGCCTTCCTCGGTCAGGGTGTCCCGCGCGACCGGCTCGCCCGCCCGTACGGCCAGAACCTTGAGCACCCGCGCTTCGGTCTCGGTCAACCGGACCCGGGCGCCGGCGCGCGTCAATTCGAGCCGGCGCATGTCGAACAGGCACGGCCCGAAGGCCAGGGTGCGCGGGATATTGGCCGAATCCGTCCGTTGCCGCCGCAGTGCCGTCCCGATGCGCAGCAGCAGTTCGCGCGGCTCGAAGGGCTTGGGCAGATAGTCGTCGGCGCCGCGCTCCAGCCCGGCGATCCGGTCCTCGGCCTCGCCCATCGCGCTCAGCATCAGGATCGGCACCGACGAGGCCCGGCGCAGGCCCTCGGTGAGCGACAGGCCCGATTCGCCCGGCATCATCACATCGACGATCAACAGGTCGAACGCGAAGGATTCGAGCTTGCGCCGGGCCTCCGCGGCATCGGCCGCCACGTCGACCATGAAGCCGTTATCCGCAAGGAAGCGCTGCAGCAGATCGCGCAGGCGCCGGTCGTCGTCCACGACCAGAATATGGGCGTCGCTGTCTTCCATTGCCGCTACCCTGCCGGTCCGGGTGAACGGGCTACCGGCGAATGCCGGCGCACACCGCCTCCCGGGGCGGGACAAGCGGGTTGCCGGCCCGCTCGGCAGCCCGGTCGGCAGGCCCGTCTGCAGGCCCATCTACGGACAGTGTGACTTTGGCCATCGTTGACTCGATTCCCTAACAATGTTACCCAGCGCGCCCTTTTGTTGAAAGAATCTAACCCGATTTACCGGCAAAGGCCAACCGTTGCAGCAGACGCGTCTCCGCTGCCGCCGGCCGGGACCGTGCGGGCTGCCCCCGGGAGGCTTAAGCGAATGTCCACGCCGCCGTTTCACGACCGCGACGGCCTGATCTGGCTCAACGGCGCGCTGATCCCCTGGCGCGATGCCAACGTGCATGTGCTGACCCACGGTTTGCACTATGCCAGTTGCGTCTTTGAAGGCGAGCGTGTCTACAGCGGCGAAATATTCAAGCTGACCGAGCATACCGAACGGCTGCACAAGTCCGCCAGCCTGCTCGACTTCGAAATCCCCTGGTCGGTGGCAGAAATCAACGATGCCTGCCGCACGGTCGTGGAAAAGCAGGGCATCGTCGACGGCTATGTCCGCCCGGTCGCCTGGCGCGGGTCGGAGATGATGGGCGTCTCGGCCCAGCAGACCAGGACCAATCTCGCGATCGCGGCCTGGGAATGGCCGGCCTATTTCACGCCGGAAGCCCGCCTGCAGGGCATCCGCATGACGGTCGCAAAGTATCGCCGGCCGGATCCGTCGACCGCGCCGACCGACAGCAAGGCCGCCGGCCTTTACATGATCTGCACGCTTTCGAAGCACGCCGCCGAGGCCGCGGGCTACAACGACGCGCTGATGCTCGACTGGCGCGGCCAGGTCGCCGAGGCGACGGGCGCCAACATTTTCCTGGTGCAGAAGGGCGTGCTGCACACGCCGACCCCCGACTGCTTCCTGGACGGGATCACGCGCCGCACCGTCATGGGGCTGGCCCGCAAGCGCGGCTACGAGATCGTCGAACGCGCGATCATGCCGGAAGAATTCGCGCACACCGACGAAGTGTTCCTGACCGGCACCGCCGTGGAGGTGACGCCGGTGCGCGAGATCGACGACTACCGGTTCAATGTCGGCGAGATCACCCGCGCCCTGGTCGGCGACTACGACGCGTTGGTCAACCGGAGCGACGACATGGCCGCAGCGGCCCGGGCGAGCGCGGCCTGAGCGCTATTCGGCCGCCGGCAGGCTGTGGATTTTCCCGTCCGGGTGAAACGCATGGAAAGCGAAGGCGAAGGAGACGTCGTGCACGGCGTCCTGCAACTGGCCGCGCGCGCCCTTGCGCTGCACGATGACGTTGCCGATATCGCGTCCTTCCGCGATCACGGCGCTGTCGAGGGCTGAGGCCTGCCCCTTCTCCCAGGTGATGACGTAGGCGCCCGCAATCACC is a window from the Rhodospirillaceae bacterium genome containing:
- a CDS encoding TauD/TfdA family dioxygenase: MTVEIWPVTESFAAEVGDADLSKPLSAADWRTIEDAFHQFAVLIFPDQRMTQEQHVDFARRFGPIDPSMIVDLDGVKPRVLTDIADVSNLMPDGAIWSADSRLRGFQAGNQLWHTDSSFKEVPAKASLLFMRAIPPVGGQTEFADMRAAWDALPDDLKAQVEGRIARHAIAYSRARQGFEMSEDENTALPAVPQAMVRHHGYSGRTGLYLASHAGRIDGMADDAAAELLQRLMDHATRRRFVYSHRWRAGDLVMWDNRCTMHRGLPYDDLRWPRDAQRATVLDVAPTWEQEGLTPGAMAVAAE
- a CDS encoding ATP-binding protein → MPLSEDRSLSPLRRFLPRSLLGRSLLILGVPIIAVQLISLWFFYDRHVQNVSRRMAQNLAHNIQLTVNHMRYFPAVKDRAWILSALRSGQGMRVTFHKDRTLEGLESRNMGGQVGREVMRQFRRILAEDFVIDGDHDDRHIRIQVTAPGGALDIIATKKKIRPITTELYVAWSIGAAVVLLIIGGLFMLNQVRPIRELAAAADQFGKGRDVPDFKPWGATEVRQAATAFLIMRERLRRQIDQRTEMLAGVSHDLRTPITRLKLGLALEPDSPETAALRSDVDEMERMVEEYLAFARGEGLEQAVEANVNLLVRDVVARARDDGARIELALPSSLKATVRPNGFKRALTNIVRNAERFASEIRIGASRRAAMIVIFVDDNGPGIPENERDNAFKAFHRLDDARNRDGGGAGLGLTIARDILRGHGGDVILAESPMGGLRAVLRFPV
- a CDS encoding response regulator transcription factor, giving the protein MEDSDAHILVVDDDRRLRDLLQRFLADNGFMVDVAADAAEARRKLESFAFDLLIVDVMMPGESGLSLTEGLRRASSVPILMLSAMGEAEDRIAGLERGADDYLPKPFEPRELLLRIGTALRRQRTDSANIPRTLAFGPCLFDMRRLELTRAGARVRLTETEARVLKVLAVRAGEPVARDTLTEEGELEGSARAIDVLITRLRRKVEPDPRDPRYLQTVRGKGYALMPD
- a CDS encoding branched-chain amino acid aminotransferase, with product MSTPPFHDRDGLIWLNGALIPWRDANVHVLTHGLHYASCVFEGERVYSGEIFKLTEHTERLHKSASLLDFEIPWSVAEINDACRTVVEKQGIVDGYVRPVAWRGSEMMGVSAQQTRTNLAIAAWEWPAYFTPEARLQGIRMTVAKYRRPDPSTAPTDSKAAGLYMICTLSKHAAEAAGYNDALMLDWRGQVAEATGANIFLVQKGVLHTPTPDCFLDGITRRTVMGLARKRGYEIVERAIMPEEFAHTDEVFLTGTAVEVTPVREIDDYRFNVGEITRALVGDYDALVNRSDDMAAAARASAA